Genomic DNA from Comamonas resistens:
GGCGTATGGTGCGCGCCTGCACCACCTGGGGCTGGGCAAACCAGAAGCCCTGGAACAGCTTCACTTCCAGGCTCTGCATATGCTCGAACTGCTCGGCCGTTTCCACCTTCTCGGCCACGATCTGGGCGCGCGTGTAGTTTCTGGCGAACTTGACCAGCTTTTCCGCATGCTCCAGACCGAAGGTCTGCATGTCCAGCTTCACGAACGAGGCCATGGGCAGCCAAGCCGCGTAGTTGCGGCGCAGCAGGTTCTGATCGAAGGCCAGGCGAAAGCCGCGCTGGCGCAACGCATTGAAGGTGGGCACACAGGCGTCGATTTCCTGCTGCGTGGCATCGGCAGGCAGGGCCGGGACTTCCAGCACTACGCGGTCGGGGTGGATCAGCTCCAGATGTGCGCCCGAGAGACTTTCGTGCGTGCAGTTGATGAACACCGTTTTCTTGCCCACCAGCGCCTCGGTGCCCGCATAGGACAGTGCGTTGAAGAGCAAGGCGGCGTCCGAGGCCGCCGTATGGGCCTTGTGGGCGACGGAGCGGTCAAACAGTTCGTAGCCGAAGACATCGCGTTTGTCGTCCACGATGGCTTGACGCGCGATTCTGGCGATGTTGGCATCGTCGAGGTCGGCGGGCGCTGGTGTGGCGGTGTTGGAGATGTCTGGGGTATCCATGGCAATCAAAGACAGTAGAAGATCAAAGGCAGTCAGGGCTGGATGTCGGACAGGTAGTCCGTCCAGCTCATCGCCTGAAGATGGGCATGGTTGATCTGCTGGTGCGCCAGCTGCAGGCTTTGCGCACTGCGATCGAACTGATCAATGTCGTGATTTTCGCAGGCCTGGGCCAGCATCAGCAGCTCGCCCAGAATACCCTCGCGGTGCAGCAAGGCGGCGGCCACGGTGTCCGAGACGGGGATCAGCGCCAGCGCAGCCGGCAGCGGCATGCCCAGCATGCGATCGAGCATGGAGAACAGGCCGCAGATAAAGGCCAGATCGCCATCGGTCTCAGTCAGCGAATGCTTGGCCAGCAGCTCCATCAGGCGGGCGCGAATCACGGCCGTCTGGCCCACGGCCGGAGGAGGGCCACCTTCGCGCGAGGCCGTCAGCAGCATGGCCGCCCAGCGGAACAGCTTGTTGAGCCCCAGCAGCATCACGGCCTGCTTGAAGGAGGTAATTTCACGATGGGCGCCAAAGCTGGCCGAGTTGATCAGGCGCAGCAGATTGAAGGCCAGGGCCGCATCTTTCTTGAGCACCTCCTCGATGGCGTCGGTGCTGGCCTGCTGGCGCACCAGCGTCAGCAACTGGATGATGCTCTGCTGCGTGGGCGTGAGCAGGCGGGACTGCATGACCGTGGGACGGGCAAACCAGAAACCCTGGAACAGCTCTATGCCCAGGCGCTGCGCCAGCTCGTGCTGTTGTGCGCTCTCGACCTTTTCGGCAATCAGCTCGGCCCGGGTGTGGCGGCTGGCGTACTTGATGAGCACTGTCAGCTGGCCGGGCGCCAGCACGGACAGGTCGATCTTGATGTAGTCCGCCAGCGGCAGCCAGGCGGCGTAGACGGACTCCAGCACCGTGTGGTTGAAGGCCAGGTGAAAGCCTTGCTCCTTCAGGGCCTGCAGCGTGGGCAGGCGCGCTGCGACTTCATGTACGGCGGCATGACCCAGCGGAGGGATTTCCAGCACCACCTTGTCGGCGGGCAGCAGCTCCAGATGCTCGCCGGTCAAGCCCTCGTGCGTGCAGTTGACGAACATGAGCTTGGTGCCGACCAGATCCTCCTCGCCCGCATGGGTGAGGGCTGCGAACACCAGGGTTGCATCGGATGCCATGGTGTGGCCATAAGGCGCACGTGAGCGATTGAACAACTCGTAGCCAATGATCTGCTGTAGCCCATTGACGATGGGCTGGCGTGCAATCATGCCTTTGGACAGCTGGCCGGGCGAGGCGAAGGGCGTGTCCTGTAGGGTGTGTCCACTCATTGTGTGCGTGAGCCGGTTTGGCGACAGTTCAGTTTGATTGTCATCGTAGGAATGGACGAATCATAGTGTCTGATTGGGTCTTTCATCGTGATGGCAGGTGCGCATGTGCCAATAGCCCACGTTGGAAGGGTTGAATTCTTGATGCGCGTCAAGGGGTTCGGCTGGCGGGATGGGCCTGGCCCAGGACTCAGATTTGCTGCAGCCAGGCGATCTCCGTATCAGTGAATCCTGCCGAACGACGGGCTGTTTCGTTGAACGGAGGGCGCAGGCGTGGTGCTTCGTAGCGGGCGGTCAGCTCCAGATACAGAGGTTCAGGGTCAAGCCCTTGCTGCTCGCAAAGCCAGCGATACCAGTGGTTGCCTATGGCGACATGACCGACTTCCTCGCGCAGGATGATGTCGAGAATGCCCACGGCTGCCAGTGCATCGGGGGCATGGGTGTTGCGCAGCTTGTTCTGGATCTGCGGCGTGGCATCCAGCCCGCGTGCTTCCAGCGTACGAGGCACCAGGGCCATGCGGGCCGTGATGTCGCCCGCCGTCTTCTCGCACATGGTCCACAGGCCCTGGTGGGCCGGATGGTCGCCATAGTCCTGCTCATGGTGCTGGCGCAGATGGTCGCGCAGCAGGCGGAAATGCTTGGCTTCCTCGGCGGCGACCAGCAGCCAGTCGTGGTAGTACTGCTCGGGCATGCCGTCGAAGCGCCAGACGGCATCCAGTGCCAGGTTGATGGCATTGAACTCGATATGGGCGATGGCGTGAATCAGCACGGCGCGGCCTTCAGGCGTGGCCGGGGAGCGGCGTGCGACGGCCGTGTGGTGGCGCAGTTCCGGCCGGGCCGGGCGGCCTGGCAACTCGGACTCCAAAACAGCAAGAGCGGGCGCCTTGTCTGCTATTGAATAAAGAGCTTTATGCGCATGCAGATCAATAGCTGCAGCGGCTTTTTGCTCAGGGTCGGAAAAGCACAAGACCTCAAGTGCGCGGTGACGTAACTCCATCCCTACAATTCTAGGTTCTTTGAAGAAACAACCCACCGGGAGACAAGCACATGGCAATTTACGAACTCGACGGAGTGGCTCCTGAAGTCGCCGAGACAGCCTGGGTGGCCGACAGCGCCCAGGTCATGGGCCGCGTGAAGCTGGAAAAGGACGCCAGCGTCTGGTTTGGTACGGTCATCCGCGGCGATACGGAAAGCATCACCGTGGGCGAGGGCTCCAATATTCAGGATGCCAGCGTGCTGCATGCCGATTTCGGCAAGCCTCTGGTCGTGGGTTGCAATGTGACGGTTGGCCACCAAGTAATGCTCCATGGCTGCACGATTGGCGATGGCTCGCTCATCGGCATTGGCGCCGTGGTGCTCAATGGCGCAAAGATCGGCAAGAACTGTCTGGTGGGCGCTGGCTCGCTGGTGACCGAGGGCAAGGAGTTCCCTGACGGCTCCATGATCCTGGGCAGTCCTGCCAAGGTCGTGCGCGAGCTTTCGCCAGAGCAGATCCAGGGTCTGCAGCAAAGCGCCAAGAACTATGTTGAAAATGCACGCCGCTTCAAGAGCGGCTTGCGCAAGCTGGGCTGATGATGGCCCGGCTCCTATACCGGAACCTATAGCGTGTCTGAACTGCATAAATTCATTTTTGACGGCCTGCCTGTGCGCGGCGCCATTGTCCGCCTGACCGATGCCTGGCAGGAAATCCTGCAGCGCCGTGCCGGCAACCACGAAACCGGCGCTTATCCCGAGGCCGTAAGAGCCTTGCTGGGCGAGATGACGGCCGCTGGCGTGCTCATGCAGTCCAACATCAAGTTCAATGGCGCGCTGGTGTTCCAGGTCATGGGCGACGGCCCGGTCAAGCTGGCCGTGGCCGAAGTGCAGTCCGATCTGAGCCTGCGCGCCACGGCATCGCTGGTGGGAGATGCCAATCTGCCTTTGCAGGGGCAGCTGGCTCCCCTGGCATCACTGGTGAATGTGCGCGGCGCTGGCCGTTGCGCGGTCACGCTGGACCCCAAGGACCGCAAGCCCGGTCAACAGCCTTATCAGGGCGTGGTCTCGCTCAATGATGTCAATGGCGGCCGTTTTGAGCGCCTCTCGGATGCCTTGCAGTTCTACATGTTGCAGTCCGAGCAACTGGACACCGTGATGGTGCTGGCTGCCAACGACCAGGTGGCTGCAGGCCTGATGGTGCAGCGTATGCCCGTCAAGGGCGAGGCCAACCTGGCAGCGGCCACGGAAAGCGGCGATTCCGAAAACGACGCCCTGGGCCTGAACGAGGAATACAACCGCATCGCCACGCTGGCC
This window encodes:
- a CDS encoding EAL and HDOD domain-containing protein; amino-acid sequence: MDTPDISNTATPAPADLDDANIARIARQAIVDDKRDVFGYELFDRSVAHKAHTAASDAALLFNALSYAGTEALVGKKTVFINCTHESLSGAHLELIHPDRVVLEVPALPADATQQEIDACVPTFNALRQRGFRLAFDQNLLRRNYAAWLPMASFVKLDMQTFGLEHAEKLVKFARNYTRAQIVAEKVETAEQFEHMQSLEVKLFQGFWFAQPQVVQARTIRPTHATVIQLINLVRQQASTEEIEELLKKDPTLSFNLLRFINSSGFGLSCEITSFRHAVMILGLKKLFRWAALLLTTSRAGGTPPAVGQTAVVRGRLMELLSAELLPPEESDHAFVVGVFSLLDVMLGQPMTKALESVALPQSVVDALVHNKGVFAPFLELTRACESGDDDAFARAANALQLSNHQVNWAHLQALSWADSLINEEVA
- a CDS encoding EAL and HDOD domain-containing protein, with amino-acid sequence MSGHTLQDTPFASPGQLSKGMIARQPIVNGLQQIIGYELFNRSRAPYGHTMASDATLVFAALTHAGEEDLVGTKLMFVNCTHEGLTGEHLELLPADKVVLEIPPLGHAAVHEVAARLPTLQALKEQGFHLAFNHTVLESVYAAWLPLADYIKIDLSVLAPGQLTVLIKYASRHTRAELIAEKVESAQQHELAQRLGIELFQGFWFARPTVMQSRLLTPTQQSIIQLLTLVRQQASTDAIEEVLKKDAALAFNLLRLINSASFGAHREITSFKQAVMLLGLNKLFRWAAMLLTASREGGPPPAVGQTAVIRARLMELLAKHSLTETDGDLAFICGLFSMLDRMLGMPLPAALALIPVSDTVAAALLHREGILGELLMLAQACENHDIDQFDRSAQSLQLAHQQINHAHLQAMSWTDYLSDIQP
- a CDS encoding ferritin-like domain-containing protein — its product is MELRHRALEVLCFSDPEQKAAAAIDLHAHKALYSIADKAPALAVLESELPGRPARPELRHHTAVARRSPATPEGRAVLIHAIAHIEFNAINLALDAVWRFDGMPEQYYHDWLLVAAEEAKHFRLLRDHLRQHHEQDYGDHPAHQGLWTMCEKTAGDITARMALVPRTLEARGLDATPQIQNKLRNTHAPDALAAVGILDIILREEVGHVAIGNHWYRWLCEQQGLDPEPLYLELTARYEAPRLRPPFNETARRSAGFTDTEIAWLQQI
- a CDS encoding gamma carbonic anhydrase family protein, yielding MAIYELDGVAPEVAETAWVADSAQVMGRVKLEKDASVWFGTVIRGDTESITVGEGSNIQDASVLHADFGKPLVVGCNVTVGHQVMLHGCTIGDGSLIGIGAVVLNGAKIGKNCLVGAGSLVTEGKEFPDGSMILGSPAKVVRELSPEQIQGLQQSAKNYVENARRFKSGLRKLG
- the hslO gene encoding Hsp33 family molecular chaperone HslO — its product is MSELHKFIFDGLPVRGAIVRLTDAWQEILQRRAGNHETGAYPEAVRALLGEMTAAGVLMQSNIKFNGALVFQVMGDGPVKLAVAEVQSDLSLRATASLVGDANLPLQGQLAPLASLVNVRGAGRCAVTLDPKDRKPGQQPYQGVVSLNDVNGGRFERLSDALQFYMLQSEQLDTVMVLAANDQVAAGLMVQRMPVKGEANLAAATESGDSENDALGLNEEYNRIATLASSLTQDELLTLDVDTILRRLFWEEKLLRFAPQADEQSPRFACTCSRERVAAMLTSLGKEEVDSIVAERGKIDVGCDFCGQQYGFDAVDAAQLFTEAGKQPPSSDVVQ